The DNA window GAACACGCCCCTGCCCTGAGTCATAGCTCGCAGGTCGGTGGCGTAGCGCCGCATCTCCGCCAAAGGCACCAGCGCCGTCACCACGCTCAGGCCGCGCTCCTGTTCCATGCCTAACACCCTACCACGCTTGCTGTTGAGGTCCCCCAGCACGTCGCCCATGAACTGCTCGGGCACGGTGATGACCGCACGCACTATGGGCTCCAGCAGAATGGGACCGGCATTCTCGGCGGCCTTGCGGAACCCCAGGCTGGCGGCGAGCTTGAAGGCCATGTCCGATGAGTCCACCGGGTGGTAGGACCCATCGTAAAGGGCAACTTTGACGTCCACCACCGGGTATCCGGCCAGGATACCCTCCTGCATGGCCTCAACGACGCCTTTCTCTACCGCAGGGATGAAGTTCCGTGGCACCGCCCCGCCGAAGATCTCGTCGGCGAACTGGAAGCCACTTCCCCGCTCCATTGGCTCGAGGCGCAGCCAGACATCTCCGAACTGACCCCGTCCGCCGGTCTGCCTCTTGAAGCGTCCTTGGGCCTGGGCCGTCTTGGTGATAGTCTCGCGATAGGGCACTCGCGGCGTGCTGGTGATGACCTCTACCCCGAACTTCTGGCGCAGCCGCCGAATGGCCACGTCCAGGTGGGCCTCGCCCATCCCCGAGAGGATCAGCTCCCCGGTGCTGGGCTCGCGCTCTAGCCGTAGCGTGGGGTCCTCCTCGACCAAGCGGCTCATGGAGCTACTCATCTTGTCGAAGTCCGCCTGGGACTTGGCGTTCACGGCCACCGAGTAGACGGGATTGGGTCGCTCCAGCGAGGGCAGCGCCAATGGTGTGCCGCGGTCGCACAGAGTGTCGCCGGTGTGAATCTCGGCCAGCTTCGACACCGAGCCGATATCGCCCGCGATCAGCTGCTCAGTCGGGCTCTGCTCGCGCCCGGTGACGAAGAAGAGCTGGCCCACTCGCTCTTCCTGTCCCGTCCTGGAGTTGATGGGCCGGCTATCAGACACCAGCGTGCCAGAGTAGACCCGGAGGTAGGTGAGCTTGCCCACGTAAGGGTCAGCGGTAGTCTTGAACACGAAGGCTGCCAGAGGGCCGGCAGGGTCGGACTCTAGCTCGACGGTGTCGCCCGTAGCGGGATTGGTAGCCTTGTAGGGCCCGGACTCCACCGGAGAGGGTAGCAGGTCTCGGATGGCATCGAGCAGGGGGCGGACCGCCAGGTTGGCGGTGGCCGCTGCGGCCACCACGGGGATGGCGGAGCCGCTGCGGACTGCTTGCCGAAGCCCTCGCACGATCTCCTTCGTGGTGAGTTCCTCGCCCTCCAGGTACTTCATGAGCAACTCGTCATCGCCCTCGGCGGCAGCCTCCACCACCTGCAGTCGGGCCTCTTCCACGGCGTCTCTCATGTCGGAGGGAATGTCCTCGACCTTGCCCTCCGGGCCGATGATGGCCTTCATCTCCAGCAGGTCAACTACGCCACTGAAAGAGGACTCCTGCCCGATGGGGAGGTGAACGGGGATGAACCGGGCGTCGAAGGCATTAGACAGAGAGTCGAGGGAGGACTGGAACGAGGCATTCTCGCGGTCCATCTTGTTGATCACGACTAGACGGGGAACTGACCGCTCGTCGGCGTATCGCCAGAGCAGCTCAGTGCCCACTTCCACTCCGGCAGCGGCATCGAGCACCAGAAGGGCCGCTTCAGCGACGCGCAGCCCGCTCAACACCTCCCCGATGAACTCCAGGTAGCCCGGCGTATCCAGAACGTTGATCTTGACGTCCTTCCACGGGCAAGGCACAACGGCCACGCTAACTGAGATATGGCGCCTGACTTCTTCCTCATCGAAGTCGGCTATGGCAGTGCCCTCCTCGACCCGGCCAAGCCGGTTGGTGACACCCGCATTGAACGCCATGGCTTCGACCAGGGATGTCTTGCCGGCGCTGCCGTGACCTAGCAGGACTACATTACGGAGTTGTTCGCTTCCGTAGGCGGCCATTATGCCTCCTCGCTATGCGGCTATCGGTGGGAACTCAGAAACGCGCCCTCACAAAACGGCGCGCCGAACTAACCGGTTCGGCGCCCGCCCATCGCAGTATCGCCCAGATGTGCCTTCATTGTAGGGCAATGCGGCATGAGTGTCAATCGCGGCGGAGTTGTGGCGGGCGGCGGGAGCATGCCGTGAACTCGCGGAAGGGGTGCCCGCCGAGGGCCTGCGGCCCGGCAGTGGATGCCCTCGGCAGCCGTCCGGTGGGATTGCCCCA is part of the Anaerolineae bacterium genome and encodes:
- the fusA gene encoding elongation factor G, yielding MAAYGSEQLRNVVLLGHGSAGKTSLVEAMAFNAGVTNRLGRVEEGTAIADFDEEEVRRHISVSVAVVPCPWKDVKINVLDTPGYLEFIGEVLSGLRVAEAALLVLDAAAGVEVGTELLWRYADERSVPRLVVINKMDRENASFQSSLDSLSNAFDARFIPVHLPIGQESSFSGVVDLLEMKAIIGPEGKVEDIPSDMRDAVEEARLQVVEAAAEGDDELLMKYLEGEELTTKEIVRGLRQAVRSGSAIPVVAAAATANLAVRPLLDAIRDLLPSPVESGPYKATNPATGDTVELESDPAGPLAAFVFKTTADPYVGKLTYLRVYSGTLVSDSRPINSRTGQEERVGQLFFVTGREQSPTEQLIAGDIGSVSKLAEIHTGDTLCDRGTPLALPSLERPNPVYSVAVNAKSQADFDKMSSSMSRLVEEDPTLRLEREPSTGELILSGMGEAHLDVAIRRLRQKFGVEVITSTPRVPYRETITKTAQAQGRFKRQTGGRGQFGDVWLRLEPMERGSGFQFADEIFGGAVPRNFIPAVEKGVVEAMQEGILAGYPVVDVKVALYDGSYHPVDSSDMAFKLAASLGFRKAAENAGPILLEPIVRAVITVPEQFMGDVLGDLNSKRGRVLGMEQERGLSVVTALVPLAEMRRYATDLRAMTQGRGVFTMEFSHYDPVPSHVAEQVIAEAKREKEAEAG